The Desulfovibrio sp. JC022 genomic sequence GTTTTTTTGCGGTCTGGATTCCTCCCGGTTTAATATTTTGCAAGGAAACCAGGGAGCTGGGGTATCTCCGGCTCCTGTTTTCTGCTTGTGTGCAATTTATTGTTCCGCGGGTTCTTTTCAGATTTGATGTGTGTAATGAAAACAAAAAACCGCCGTATCTCGAGATACGGCGGTTTTTTGTGTGCTTACTACTTTAAACTAAGATGGGTCCCAAGGGACCTTGGTGCTTTTATTCAGTAACAAGAATTACGTTGCCGTATTCGTCACCCAGAGTAGCCATGGCATCTTCAGCAGCGGGGATATTGTAAAAGTATCCGGCCTGCACACGCATGAATCGCTGACCGTTCACTTCAACCTGAACCATGCGCGATTCTTTGTAACCGCTGTTCTTGAGGGTTGCCAGTATTGCCTGAGCGCGGTCGTGATCGGTGAATGCACCGACCTGAATGTAGTAATGGGCCTGCGCGGTGGCTTCTTCAGTGATAATGATTTCTTCTACTTCCGGTGCGGCCTGAACCGTTTCTTCTAGCACAGCCTCTTCGTCCGGGGCTGCTGTTTCTGCTACGATTTCAGTTGCTTCTACCGGCTCTACATTGACATCCTCAATGGCCCGCAGTTCAACAGGAGTAATTCCCTTGTTGACGATACCGAGCTTGGATGCTGCGGCGTATGAGAGGTCGATGATTCTTACATCAGGATCTGCAAAAGGGCCGCGGTCATTAACTCTGACGATTACCTTGCGTCCACTGCTGCGGTCTGTGACCTCAAGCATGGTGCCCATGGGCAGGGTACGGTGTGCGGAAGTCATGGCGTACATATTATATGTTTCGCCGTTAGCAGTAGTTTTGCCATGGAAATCATCACCATACCATGAAGCTAGTCCCTGAGCTTTGTAGCCTTTGGAGCTGAGATGCGGAACATAGCTTCGGCCATGCACGGTGTATGGGTCTGTCTTCAGGACTGGTTTAACCACATTTGGCGAATCTTGTTTCTTTACCTTGTGATGGGTAACTGCGGGAGTGGAATAAATTCTTTTTTTTGCACAACCTGCGGGAAAAACCAGCAACAGGACTGCAATAAGAAGTATATACTTGGACATTTGTGCCTCCGTCATATGAAAAACTTTATTTTACCGATGCAGTGTGGCTTTCATCGGTAACCCTTCCATAGTGGCTGAGTGCTATAAAGTCCAGTGGTCATTGTTATAGACTTACAAACGTGCAGGTTGTTTCATTCCTTTTTGGTATGATAATATAGAGAGCTATGCCTGAAATACTGGACCGTCTGTTTCTGCTGTGCCAGATGACCGGCAGAAATGTTATTAACGAAGGTAAGGGTCAACAGGTATGGAATGTATATGTGATCAATGCGCTGCAGGGGATTCAGGCGGAACAGGTGCATGCTTAAAGGATTTGTGGATATTCGACCATTTTACTGAAAGCCAGCTTCAGGAGTTGCAGACGATCGGCCTTAGAAGGGAAATTCCTAAAGGCCAGCTTGTTTTCAGTCAGGGCGGGGTGGCTGATGAACTGTTTCTTGTCAGGTCGGGAAGAATTAAACTTAGTAAAGTTAACGAAGACGGCGCTGAAGTTACTCTTGACTTTAGAAAGGATGGTGATGTTCTCGGTGAAGATCTATTTTCAGGAGTTGAAACATACCCGGTAAGTGCTTGGGCAATAGAAGAAACAATAACATGTGGTTTTAATCTTGGCAGTTTTCAGTCTCTTATCCGCCAAAACCCGGAGATCGGACTTAATGTGATTAAATCCATGAGTAATAAAATGTCTTCCATGTCCAGCAGGATTGAAAGCATCGCAGAGGTCAGTCTTGCAGATAGGCTTTACAGTGTCCTTGCCAGTATTTCTAAAGAACATGGGCTCAGGATTGGTAATACCTATAAGCTGCCTATTAAGTTAACCCACGAAGAGCTTGCTTTTTTAGTGGGAGCACATCGGGTCAGTATTACCAAGGCTATGCAGGCTTTGGTTGCTAAGGGTAAAATCAGCTGCAAGGATAAAATAATCACCTTAAATAATATCTGATGTAGCTTTCGCTACAGAGTTTTTTCATTTGTTTCTTTAGTTGTTTGAGCATTGCTTCAGCATCAAGTCGCTTTGGCTGGTTATGCAGAGCCGGGAGAGCTGTAGCAATCGTCATCAATCAAATAAAACTGAAGGAGCAAAGCAATGTCTGTTAAATTTCCAGCTATCGGCAATAGGGTTGTAGCAAAAGTTGTTGAGACCAAAGGGAACTGCACAATCGGAATGAAGTCCGGTGATGAGTTTGAGCTCAGCACCCATAAGTGTGGTGATTTTTGCGGATTATTTTACAGCAATATCGCAGGCTGGGTGACAACGCTGCAATTGGGAGGGACGTTTCCTTTCGGTGATGATCCTGATGTTCAGGTCTGGGAGTGTCCTAACGCTGCCAACAGGGTAAAAGTGGAGCTTCGCCGTATCTGTAAATAAAAAATTTATCGGTATTACTTCGGGAGTCGGGGGAAAACAGCCGATGTTGACTCATATGAGTCAGCTGAAGTTTTCTTTCGCTCCCGAGCTGTTTTTCATCACCTGTTAGTTCGTGAAAGAGCCAGAGCCAGTGCAGTGGTCAGCTTGACCAGTTCATTGTTGTTGCGGCGTACTGTAGCGGTTAACCTTTTGCCGATGGTCATGAGCAGCTTGCCGCCGATGGCAGGATGTTTTCCGACAAATTCAAAAAATTTCATACGGTCGGTAACCAGAAATTCTGAATCCTCCACCACTGTGACTGTTGCTGAGCGCTGGTCACGGTCGATGAGTGCAATTTCCCCGAACATGGGAAAGCTGCTGTCATCCAGATTTGCCAAGACCTTGCTGGGATTCTTCAGTTCACTGAGAGGCAGGGTCATGCCTTTCATGAGCATGGCTTTGCTGATGCGGACTTTTCCGTCCACAAGGATGAACATCTCGTCCCCTTCTTCGCCTTCAGATATAATATCCGTGCCGGAGCGGACTGCAATGCTGGCAAAAATATGTTTTACCTGTTGCAGTTCATCCTCGTTGAGGTTCTGGAAAAGGGGGATGTATTGCCAGTAATCAGCCATGCTCGGAACCTCCGGGAGAACTGATTACCAGCAGGGCGTCGTATTCTTCCATGGATTCATTATCCGGGGGATTCATTTGCACTTTCGGCCCCTGCATGCCCAGTGAGGTGTCCTGCCCGGAAGTTTTGAACAACTCCATGATGAATTGATCCAGTGCCGAGCTTTCGTCGAGTACATCCTGCAAGGTCAGATTCTTTCCAAGTTTACAGGCTGCAACCGGGAGACAGCCGTTGCTGTTTCTTATTTTGGAGCTGAGTTCGCCCCAGCTCATTCTTTGTTCCTCGGCATTGCAGGGCCGGAACTTAAGCATGCCCGATTCCCCGATGCCGAGCAGGTTGCGAAAAAATGACCACATGGAAGGGCTGGCCCCCATCATACCCATCATGTGACCGGAAATTTCTCCGCGTACAAGGATCTCATTGGCTCCGGCCCGGAGCAGATGTTCCTTGTTTTCCTGACGGGCTATCTCTGCATAAACCGGAACCTTTGGAGCTAATGTGCGCAGGGCCAGCACCGCGTATATGGCCTGTTGGTCCGATTCCTTGTCGTCGATACCATTCTGGCAGAGTACGTAGACATTGCGGGCAACCGCAGGATTAGCTCTGGAAATGACATTGGCCTGACTGATGTTGCCGTGCACAAAATTTAGTCTTTCACCCATATCCAGCCTGAAGGCGATTTCATCCCTGATCTGGCTTTCAAGGTCGCTGACAATTACCAGCTGTATTTTATTGGAAGCGGTCTGTTCGTTAAGGGATTCGATCAGCCCGAAGGCGTAGTCATTCCAGCCGAGTATGATTACGTGGTCGCTGGCTTTCACTGATAACAGCCCCTTGCGTTTTTTGGCTTTCTGCTCCACCAGCATGGAAGCCATATTACCGGTAAGTGAGGTAACCAGCCCGATGCCGGAGATCATGACCAGTCCGCCGAGTATTCTACCGGGTACCGTGGTTGGCACCATGTCTCCGTAACCCACGGTGGTCAGGGTTACAATGGCCCACCAAAAAGCATGGGAAATCCGTGCATCCTCACCCTCGCTGAGTTCTATCCAATAGAAAGCGAGTGTGCTTAGAATGAGGAGCAGGGCAGTGGCAATGACCAGCTTGCCGAATCCCGACCTGAGCCAGTTTAGAAATGTCATTTTCTTCCCATGTTAATTAATGCGGATAATTCTTATGCCGTTGGAAAGGGCCTACTATTTATATACCCTGTAATTGCGCTAAGATTCAAGGGAAAGAAAAAAAGAAAACCCGGTTTCCACTGATGTGGAAACCGGGTTTTTAAAATCTAAGTTTACTTGTATTTCTACAGGTAACCGAGAGCAGCTTTCATTTCACCGGGAACAACTGCGTTCTCAGCAGGCTGAAGAGCTTTCCAGGAAGCACCGGCCTGTTTGCGGACATCCTTAACTTCGTCAAGGGTGAAACCGGCGCGGGGAACTTCAAGACTCTGGCCTGCGTAAATCAGGTCAGGGTTCTTGATCTGGTCCCTGTTTGCTTTGTAAATAAGGGGCCACATGAAAGGATCATTGTAAATCTGCTGATATTCAGCGATCCACCAGAGGCATTCGCCTTTGGTTACTACGTGGGAAGTGGGCAGAGTTTTGTACTCACTTTCGTAGATTTCCATGGGAGTCGGGGGAACAACTTCAGCTGCTGGTTCTTCTTCAACAACTACAACTTCAGTTTCCTCTACAACCACAACCTCTTCCTGGGCAACCTGCTTTTTGGCACATCCCCATGTAAACATCAGGCTGAATGCGATTGCGAGCCAGATCAGTTTCTTCATTTTCAAGGCCTCCTGCTATTTGAAATTTAGTACTTGGTACCCGTAGTTTGCAATAGTTATACTTTAACTGTTTTCGTCCAATTATCAACAATTTCTTTTTCTTGCAACACCCTATGGTTGTTCGGGTTTAATTTGTAAGCCAGTCCGGTGGCCTCCACAGCCTTTTCCATCCAACCGCCCAGACGCAGGCTCCGTGA encodes the following:
- a CDS encoding septal ring lytic transglycosylase RlpA family protein, with translation MSKYILLIAVLLLVFPAGCAKKRIYSTPAVTHHKVKKQDSPNVVKPVLKTDPYTVHGRSYVPHLSSKGYKAQGLASWYGDDFHGKTTANGETYNMYAMTSAHRTLPMGTMLEVTDRSSGRKVIVRVNDRGPFADPDVRIIDLSYAAASKLGIVNKGITPVELRAIEDVNVEPVEATEIVAETAAPDEEAVLEETVQAAPEVEEIIITEEATAQAHYYIQVGAFTDHDRAQAILATLKNSGYKESRMVQVEVNGQRFMRVQAGYFYNIPAAEDAMATLGDEYGNVILVTE
- a CDS encoding Crp/Fnr family transcriptional regulator translates to MECICDQCAAGDSGGTGACLKDLWIFDHFTESQLQELQTIGLRREIPKGQLVFSQGGVADELFLVRSGRIKLSKVNEDGAEVTLDFRKDGDVLGEDLFSGVETYPVSAWAIEETITCGFNLGSFQSLIRQNPEIGLNVIKSMSNKMSSMSSRIESIAEVSLADRLYSVLASISKEHGLRIGNTYKLPIKLTHEELAFLVGAHRVSITKAMQALVAKGKISCKDKIITLNNI
- a CDS encoding TIGR04076 family protein, with amino-acid sequence MSVKFPAIGNRVVAKVVETKGNCTIGMKSGDEFELSTHKCGDFCGLFYSNIAGWVTTLQLGGTFPFGDDPDVQVWECPNAANRVKVELRRICK
- a CDS encoding cyclic nucleotide-binding domain-containing protein, whose translation is MADYWQYIPLFQNLNEDELQQVKHIFASIAVRSGTDIISEGEEGDEMFILVDGKVRISKAMLMKGMTLPLSELKNPSKVLANLDDSSFPMFGEIALIDRDQRSATVTVVEDSEFLVTDRMKFFEFVGKHPAIGGKLLMTIGKRLTATVRRNNNELVKLTTALALALSRTNR
- a CDS encoding potassium channel family protein encodes the protein MTFLNWLRSGFGKLVIATALLLILSTLAFYWIELSEGEDARISHAFWWAIVTLTTVGYGDMVPTTVPGRILGGLVMISGIGLVTSLTGNMASMLVEQKAKKRKGLLSVKASDHVIILGWNDYAFGLIESLNEQTASNKIQLVIVSDLESQIRDEIAFRLDMGERLNFVHGNISQANVISRANPAVARNVYVLCQNGIDDKESDQQAIYAVLALRTLAPKVPVYAEIARQENKEHLLRAGANEILVRGEISGHMMGMMGASPSMWSFFRNLLGIGESGMLKFRPCNAEEQRMSWGELSSKIRNSNGCLPVAACKLGKNLTLQDVLDESSALDQFIMELFKTSGQDTSLGMQGPKVQMNPPDNESMEEYDALLVISSPGGSEHG
- a CDS encoding LysM peptidoglycan-binding domain-containing protein — translated: MKKLIWLAIAFSLMFTWGCAKKQVAQEEVVVVEETEVVVVEEEPAAEVVPPTPMEIYESEYKTLPTSHVVTKGECLWWIAEYQQIYNDPFMWPLIYKANRDQIKNPDLIYAGQSLEVPRAGFTLDEVKDVRKQAGASWKALQPAENAVVPGEMKAALGYL